TATCTAAATTTAATATAAATAAATCTTGTTTAAAAAGAAACTTATATTTAAGATAAGATTAAAAAATTTGAACTAAGCTTTTGCAATAATTAGCTTCAAGAAAAGTATGCTACTTTAAATTTTCAATTTTTGGTTTATTAATCAATCATTTACTAATTTTGTTTATGTAAAGATTGTATTAGTGAGGTTTATATTGATTTACTGGGATGTAAATCCTGAAATTTTTAAATTAGGACCTTTTACTATTAGATGGTATGGAGTTTTATTCGCAATGGGATTTCTGGTTGGCTATCAAATAATGTCTTATATATTTAAAAAAGAAAATAAAAATTTGGTTCACCTTAATGATTTATTATGGTATATGATTCTTGGAACTGTAATAGGAGCAAGATTGGGACATTGCTTGTTTTACAATCCAGATTATTATTTAAATCATCCACTTGAAATTATAATGGTATGGAAAGGTGGACTCGCAAGTCATGGTGGTGCTATTGGAATTTTACTTGCTCTCTACTACTTCGTTAAAAAGTATAATCTTTATTCATATTTGTGGCTGCTTGATAGAATTGCTATTCCAGCTGCACTTGGTGGTTCATTTATTCGTCTTGGCAATCTATTTAATTCCGAAATTATTGGTAAACCTACAAACTCATCATGGGGATTCATTTTTGCAGCAGTTGATAATGTTCCACGTTATCCTGCTCAACTCTTTGAATCAATTGCATATCTTTTAGTCTTTATTATTCTTTTCATGTATTACTTACGTTCAAATGCAAAATTCAAAAATGGATTTTTACTTGGATTATTTTTTGTCCTCGTATTTTCTTTCAGATTTTTTGTTGAATTTATAAAAGAAGATCAAACTTACTTCGAACAATATCTCCCATTGAATATGGGTCAACTTCTAAGCATTCCTTTCATTATTGCTGGTGTCTACCTTCTAATTCGCAAAGAAAGAAAAACAATTGTAATCAAATAACCAAACGAAATAATAAATATGAAGAATAAATTTTTATATACACTATTACTTTGTCTTATTGCATATTTATCATTCAATTTTACAACAAACAAAATATTACAACAGGCAATTTATTCTCCTGATGATACTTTAAGATATGAAGGAGAAGTTCATTTAAGAAATATTCGTCAACTTACTTTTGGTGGAAACAATGCAGAAGCTTACTGGAGTTTCGATAACAAAAAATTAATTTTTCAAAGCGAGTGGAAAGAAATTAATCCACATGGTTGTGACCAGATTTTTATTATGAATGCAGATGGAAGTCCCATTGAAAAACAAAATAAGTATAAATTAGTTTCAACCGGGAAAGGAATAACTACATGTAGTTATTTTTTACCTGATGGAAAAATTATTTATTCATCAACTCATGCTTCTGATGAAAATTGTCCCGAAAGAAAAATGTTTTCAAACGGTAGATATGTATGGCCAATATATAAAACATATGACATATATATTGCTGATTCTAATGGTTCCAATCCCAGAGTATTAATTGGTGGCGATGGATATGATGCCGAAGCAACTGTTTCACCAGATGGAAAATTTATTGTTTTCACATCAACTCGCTCTGGCGATTTAGATTTATGGAGATATGAAATTGCAACAGGTAAATTGCTTCAATTAACAAACACATTAGGATATGACGGTGGTGCATTTTTTTCAAGAGATTCAAAATTTATTGTATGGAGAGCAAGTCGACCAAAAGGTAAAGATGCAGAATTATATAAAAAACTTTTATCGGAAGGATATGTTGAACCAAAAGAATTGAATATTTTCATTTCTGATATTAATGGAAAAAATGTTCGTCAGGTAACAAATTTACCTGGTGCAAATTGGGCTCCGTTCTTTCATCCTGATGGTAAAAAAATTTTATTTAGTTCAAATCATCACTCATTAAAAGAAGGTGGAAGAAGATTTGATATTTTTATGATTAATATAGATGGAACAAATTTAGAACAAATAACTAACTCTGGTAACTTCGATGCTTTCCCGATGTTTTCTTATGATGGTAAAAAACTTGTCTTTTGTTCAAATAGAAATAAAGAGAAAAAATTAACTCGAGAAACAAATATTTTTGTTGCTGATTGGATTGAAAATCCAGATAAAGTTGATATAAATTTTAAAACACATAAATAATCATTTACTGATTAATATGACTGAAAAAGAATTTACAACTGACTGGATTGAAAAAATCAAAAAGGATTTAAAAAGGTTTCCAGAAGATTTTATTTCTACTGATAATATAGAAATACTTGATATGCCTGTAAAAAACCTATTGCTTACTCCACCACTATTCGATAGTTATGAAATTATTGATAACGATGGTAATATAATCTTTCACTTAAACGACATTAATAAAGCAAAGTATATTTTGTATTCAAATAGAAATAAACCAGAAAATATTCCAGTACCAATAAAACAGGATGATATTGAAAAAGCTGTTAAACTATACGAAACCTACATCGATGAACTTTTAAGAGCAATTGAAAAGGATTATAAAATTAAATTTCCTGCATCAAAAAATTTCTCGACCATATCAATCCAAATTTTTAATTCATTAAATCTGATGAGACTTTAAGATAATGATTTTACTTAGCGAGAAAATTGAAAATTACATTCTGCAAACCTTTGGCGATGATTATCTTAAAAAGTATAAAGAATTTTATCACAGTAATTATGGCAGTTATATTCGACTTTCAAATAAAGCAGATGCTGATAATCTCATAACCAATCTTAAAAATTATGGAATTCAATTAGAGAAAATAGAACCTTTAGAAAATGTCTATAAAGTTATAGCTGGAGAAGATTTAATTGGAAAAACTTTTTATTACATACTTGGTTATTACTACATACAAAGTTTATCTTCGATGATTCCAGCAATTGTCCTTAATCCTTCTGAAAATGATCGAGTCTTGGATTTATGTGCAGCACCTGGATCAAAAACCACTCAAATTTCTGATTTAATGAAAAACAAAGGGACACTAATAGCAAATGATATTTCACTCGATAGATTAAAAGTTCTAATGTTCAACTTAGACAAGATGAATTCAATAAATGTGGGAGTCTTAAATAAAAAAGGTGAATTACTAAGTAAATATTTTGAAAATTATTTTGATAAAATTCTTGTTGATGCACCTTGCAGTGCTCTTGGTATAGTTCAGAAAAAAGGAGAAGTGAGTAACTGGTGGAACATCAATAAAATTGGGGGTATTGCAGATATTCAATATAAATTATTACTGAGTGCCATTAAAATTTTAAAGCCAGGCGGTACAATTGTTTATTCAACCTGTACATTAACACTTGAAGAAAATGAACTGGTTTTAAATAGAATTTTGAAAAAATATCCTGTTAAGTTAGTTGATATAAAATTACCTATTAAATCTCATCCTGCTTTCACAAAATATAACCAGGAAAATCTGGATGAATCACTTGCTTTTGCAAAAAGAATACTTCCCTGGGAAGTATATTCCGAAGGATTCTTTGTTTCCAAATTAGTGAAAACAGATAAATTAAATAGTGAAACTCCTACAATTCACACTTCAAAAAAAATTGAATTGCTCAGTTATAATAATGCAAGAGTAAAAGATTTTTTATTTCGAGTTTCAGATTATTATGGAATTGATGAAAACATTTTTGATGATTATAAATACATAACAAGAAGCAAAGATTTATATTTTGTTAACAAAGACTGGCAGGCAGAAAATCCAGAACTATTTA
This region of Rosettibacter firmus genomic DNA includes:
- the lgt gene encoding prolipoprotein diacylglyceryl transferase, with the translated sequence MIYWDVNPEIFKLGPFTIRWYGVLFAMGFLVGYQIMSYIFKKENKNLVHLNDLLWYMILGTVIGARLGHCLFYNPDYYLNHPLEIIMVWKGGLASHGGAIGILLALYYFVKKYNLYSYLWLLDRIAIPAALGGSFIRLGNLFNSEIIGKPTNSSWGFIFAAVDNVPRYPAQLFESIAYLLVFIILFMYYLRSNAKFKNGFLLGLFFVLVFSFRFFVEFIKEDQTYFEQYLPLNMGQLLSIPFIIAGVYLLIRKERKTIVIK
- a CDS encoding TolB family protein — protein: MKNKFLYTLLLCLIAYLSFNFTTNKILQQAIYSPDDTLRYEGEVHLRNIRQLTFGGNNAEAYWSFDNKKLIFQSEWKEINPHGCDQIFIMNADGSPIEKQNKYKLVSTGKGITTCSYFLPDGKIIYSSTHASDENCPERKMFSNGRYVWPIYKTYDIYIADSNGSNPRVLIGGDGYDAEATVSPDGKFIVFTSTRSGDLDLWRYEIATGKLLQLTNTLGYDGGAFFSRDSKFIVWRASRPKGKDAELYKKLLSEGYVEPKELNIFISDINGKNVRQVTNLPGANWAPFFHPDGKKILFSSNHHSLKEGGRRFDIFMINIDGTNLEQITNSGNFDAFPMFSYDGKKLVFCSNRNKEKKLTRETNIFVADWIENPDKVDINFKTHK
- a CDS encoding RsmB/NOP family class I SAM-dependent RNA methyltransferase, whose amino-acid sequence is MILLSEKIENYILQTFGDDYLKKYKEFYHSNYGSYIRLSNKADADNLITNLKNYGIQLEKIEPLENVYKVIAGEDLIGKTFYYILGYYYIQSLSSMIPAIVLNPSENDRVLDLCAAPGSKTTQISDLMKNKGTLIANDISLDRLKVLMFNLDKMNSINVGVLNKKGELLSKYFENYFDKILVDAPCSALGIVQKKGEVSNWWNINKIGGIADIQYKLLLSAIKILKPGGTIVYSTCTLTLEENELVLNRILKKYPVKLVDIKLPIKSHPAFTKYNQENLDESLAFAKRILPWEVYSEGFFVSKLVKTDKLNSETPTIHTSKKIELLSYNNARVKDFLFRVSDYYGIDENIFDDYKYITRSKDLYFVNKDWQAENPELFNRIGSKFGSIDKNKIVQIHTSAAQILGKYSSKNIVELDDKKELEIYFNGGTIKKDYGKEGQKIVKYQGLTLGTAVQSKDGLKSQFPRSLRTQEIVIA